The genomic region CACCACTGGCACGAAGCCGTCCGCGGCGGGACCGCGGACGAGGCCGAACGCGACCGGCTGAACGGCTACGAGCGCGAACTGACCCAGAAGGTCCTGGGCCGGCGCCACCTGCGCGCGATCGCGTCCACTCCCCTGCTCTGCGCCCTGCTGTGCGCCCTGTACCGCGACCGGCACACGTCGCTGCCCCGCGACCGGATCGAGGTGTACGAGGCGGCGCTGGCCATGCTGCTCAAGGACCGCGACGAACAGCGCGGCATCGGGGGAGTCGACCTCTCCCGCCGCGAACTGGTCCTCCTACTCCAGGAACTGGCGAAGTGGCTGGTCCTCAACGGCAGCTCGGACGCCCCTCTCGTGACCGCCCGGCGCCAGGTCGAGCGGGTACTCGCCACCATGCACCGTGTCGGGGACGGGGCGGAGGACGTGTTCACGCACCTGGTCGTGCGCAGCGGCCTGCTGCAGTGCCCGACCGTGGACAGGGTGGGGTTCCTGCACCGCACCTTCGAGGAGTACCTGGCGGCCAAGGCGCTGGTGGAGGAGGACAGCTTCCCGCTCCTGGTCCGCCACGCGCACGACGACCAGTGGCACGAGGTCGTGGTGATGGCCGCCGGGCACACCACTCCGGCGCAGCGGGAGGAGCTGATCGGCGGGCTGCTGGAACGCGCGGGCCGGGTCGGTAAGCACCGGGACCGGCTTCTCCTGGTGGCCTTCGCCTGTCTGGAGACCTCGCCGCGACTGTCGCGGCGCCTCAGCGACGAGGTGCGGGACAGGGTGCGGAGCATCCTTCCGCCCCGCACCAGGGACCACGTGCACGCGCTGAGCATGGTCGGCGAGTACGCGCTCCCCCTCCTGGCCGCGGTCCCCCCGGAGAACGCGCGCCAGGCGGCGAAGTCCATCGAGACCGCGAGCGCGATCGGGGGCCCGCAGGCGGTCCCGGTCATCGCGCGAGCGCTGGAGTTCGACTCCGAGAGCGTCATGCTCGCCGCGCAGCGCGCCTGGTGGAAGGAGCCCGGGGAGGAACTGGCCCGGGTCCTCTTCCCCGTGATCGAGGAGCGCCGCCCGCACTACTACGTTCCGGTCGCGGCCGACCGGATCCGGCTCCAGGCCCGGTACATGCCGGACAACCCCCGGGTCTCCGTGGAGGGCGCGGACGGCGACGGCCTGGACGAGCTGGCGGAGCTGGACGGTGTCACCTTCGTCGACCTGAGGAACCGGTTCGGCGCGCGATGGCACGACATCGACCTGGCTCCCCTGGCCTCGCTCCCCCGGCTCGACAAGCTGTACGTCGACGGCGAGGCATGCGTCGAACGCCTCGCACCGCTCACCGGGTGCCCGATCACGTCCCTGGAGCTCAGCCATCCGGCGCACACCCGCGACCTCGCGCTCGTCCAGGGGTTCACCGCGCTCCGGCACCTGGGCTTCACCCGGTCGCTCCCGGCGGTCCCGTTCGGCGCGCTCGTGCCGGAGCGGGGGCTGGAGTCCTTCTCGTTGCAGCGGGTTCCCCTGCGCGACCTCCGGTACCTGGCCGACGCGCCCGACTCGACGACGGCGCTGGACGTGTTCCAGTGCCCCTCCCTCGCCGGTCTCGACGGTGTGGAGAGCCAGGCCGGCTCGCTCGAAACCCTGACCGTACGCCAGTTCGACTCCCTGCGGCCCTTCTCCTTGGAGGGGATCGACTCCCTGGGCGCCCTCACCGGCCTGCGCGTGGACCGGTGGACGTGGGAGCTGCCG from Nocardiopsis aegyptia harbors:
- a CDS encoding NACHT domain-containing protein; protein product: MYDVALKLGVAVVKAACGMWIGNPIAQSATTTVVDLVQQKVTGKRDQRRLERRFAEIEESIADRIVSYLDHEFRGLPDHEREAAVLAVTDSFTRAGLTDRTLFEQDLDALYLERYIRDRNPHATRDLSDAAVSLYDRVLPESCAYVLATVSTLPDFQAGAFTELLRREALILEHLEEVLDRIPQRPEGREEDPEAAFETAYRRKAAERWDVLELFGTDAHTRRYRLSLAYLSLRVGGWAEESASGIPEEPADRRVEQVLAAHSRTFLRGPAGTGKTTLLQWAAVRACRGDFPDEMAAWDGLIPFLVPLRRYVGERLPEPEDFLRHTGRHLAEQAPPGWVARILAEGRGVVLVDGVDELPSNEREKARRWLRDLLSDFPDCRYVVTTRPGAASESWLDADGFVSAELQPLREEDLRAFIHHWHEAVRGGTADEAERDRLNGYERELTQKVLGRRHLRAIASTPLLCALLCALYRDRHTSLPRDRIEVYEAALAMLLKDRDEQRGIGGVDLSRRELVLLLQELAKWLVLNGSSDAPLVTARRQVERVLATMHRVGDGAEDVFTHLVVRSGLLQCPTVDRVGFLHRTFEEYLAAKALVEEDSFPLLVRHAHDDQWHEVVVMAAGHTTPAQREELIGGLLERAGRVGKHRDRLLLVAFACLETSPRLSRRLSDEVRDRVRSILPPRTRDHVHALSMVGEYALPLLAAVPPENARQAAKSIETASAIGGPQAVPVIARALEFDSESVMLAAQRAWWKEPGEELARVLFPVIEERRPHYYVPVAADRIRLQARYMPDNPRVSVEGADGDGLDELAELDGVTFVDLRNRFGARWHDIDLAPLASLPRLDKLYVDGEACVERLAPLTGCPITSLELSHPAHTRDLALVQGFTALRHLGFTRSLPAVPFGALVPERGLESFSLQRVPLRDLRYLADAPDSTTALDVFQCPSLAGLDGVESQAGSLETLTVRQFDSLRPFSLEGIDSLGALTGLRVDRWTWELPGSDRWIARLPRLRRLYLDFGLRMPDTVPSWVGDLPHLEHLYLQVEAPVSLRPLAGRENLTVHVPRGARVLGADRLGTGSSLQRTTTGGVVPW